TAAAAGCAAAAGACATCATTTGTTCCAGGATATTTCAGGTTTCAATTTTTGCTCGGCACAATCTCGTAAAAACAGATTAATTAGTTTTTGATATGGTATATCAGTTTCAGAGGCCAAATTTTTAAAATATTCAATTGTTTCGTTTTCGATTCGAATAGTAATCTGCTTTTTCAATTTTTTAGAATAAGGGTTTCGAACCGATTTTGAAAAATCATATTCATTTTTCATGTTGTCACCTTGAAGAATAATATTTTGACTCATTCTTTGTTGCTTTGCGGGCTGAAATAATTCTAATTATCTCGTCTTGCTCTTTATAGGCATGGACAACAACAAGTATCCGTAAATGACTACTGATACCAAGTAGAATAAAACGTTCTTCAAAATTAGAATGATCGTTATCACAAATCAGCCGGGCATTATCATCATAAAAGACTGTTTTTGCTTCATCAAAAGATATTTTATGTTTCTTTTGATTTGTTA
The nucleotide sequence above comes from bacterium. Encoded proteins:
- a CDS encoding BrnA antitoxin family protein → MKNEYDFSKSVRNPYSKKLKKQITIRIENETIEYFKNLASETDIPYQKLINLFLRDCAEQKLKPEISWNK
- a CDS encoding BrnT family toxin, with amino-acid sequence MKNIRFAWDENKNITNQKKHKISFDEAKTVFYDDNARLICDNDHSNFEERFILLGISSHLRILVVVHAYKEQDEIIRIISARKATKNESKYYSSR